In the Flavobacteriales bacterium genome, one interval contains:
- a CDS encoding MmcQ/YjbR family DNA-binding protein — protein sequence MIEELREHCLSKPFANKIFPFDENTLVFKVHNKMFALFSLEKDPLRINLKCDPKKAIELREEFWQVIPGYHSNKKHWNTLIIEQLPFSQVCEWINHSYELVWEKLPKKLKG from the coding sequence ATGATTGAAGAACTCAGAGAGCATTGCTTATCCAAACCATTTGCTAATAAAATTTTTCCATTTGACGAAAACACTTTAGTTTTCAAAGTTCACAATAAAATGTTCGCCCTATTTTCTTTAGAAAAAGACCCATTACGAATAAATCTCAAATGTGATCCCAAAAAAGCAATAGAATTAAGAGAAGAATTTTGGCAAGTAATTCCTGGTTATCACTCAAATAAAAAACATTGGAACACCCTAATAATTGAACAGCTTCCTTTTAGTCAAGTATGTGAATGGATTAACCACTCCTATGAATTAGTATGGGAAAAACTTCCGAAAAAATTGAAAGGTTAG